One stretch of Lucilia cuprina isolate Lc7/37 chromosome 6, ASM2204524v1, whole genome shotgun sequence DNA includes these proteins:
- the LOC111682083 gene encoding myb-like protein X has product MSKEDEEENAEAAEENEQENHEEPAEEDEEKTNDAQEETEEQPPEEKEEDKEEESAENKDENEDQEEEAEKEPEGEKESKDEKQQTQTVNETTANVTKDSEADDDKLESKTEKELEESGESNGHKTDNDHEDIKMSNEKDAQESLEKDENETDALAENVVEKDRDESNKEKDEKKNESDSEDHSNEALNEKTTEQEIGDLDQKITEHELNEESKKTFDEKKSEQEKSEVSVDEKTIEQEKNENIFDENKSEQEKSEASSVEKKKEQEENKDSSDEKTNEQEQSEISSDENTKTLNEEQKSEEKEITKDEEKDGLETDPDIKANEINDKEKEEKEKESDDNEDDSKTIGEALTDIKDEVKDNVKYLANQIKSVFSGKDEEKEKDKENKSEKDDLKINGQSSDNKDIKENEKKEDGSLKVEEENIEERKEDNDKTLNENKDKTDKTENENENEEKLESTNKEETKTEDKETKDSNEETKDSNVQEKTSSTSNVEKTEDKPMFNDTTENDQQHTQSTTDAPTNDNENSNSSNENNKPKTPPTTTAPKTPPKESPKKENDKTDEDENNNTNKLSNELATTTNGIEEPTKPSTADGIIDEQFKELNKSLEEYKKAEETFLEEKEKDIGEKLEEMTDNLKENVKDMADKVMSVFTTTSPTKDESEKLQNESNDVIVHTESPQKETSNKKVVKDGESSDEDEVQFGTLEPEVKAENVEETNENNEAETNNEADNETQNQEETENEPEPKTETEPEPEPESVEANDIKNSEPNNEENLDEEELDGEGSPTSSLAIEGFVQGDAEDNTVQSQTAAYVHDDEDTRIQSIIASGDMEQLAQIVLNGDGQKLLNVEAAEPEIQAFLKNVPNYMNKIRRVHEASRNGSLLNLQQALDRRKFAIAKDEISPNGATPLHVAVLFGNSDIVRYLSARFPETTTVADNDGRTALHYAAVINDNGHFYNVLLQLGANPKVVDKMGHTPEDYLSKEELKDTLSYKELLKRFGAEELEEKLLSDQELLVKKTY; this is encoded by the exons ATGTCTAAGGAAGACGAGGAGGAAAATGCTGAAGCAGCGGAAGAAAATGAGCAAGAGAACCACGAAGAACCAGCTGAAGaagatgaagaaaaaacaaacgatGCACAAGAAGAAACAGAAGAACAGCCGCctgaagaaaaagaagaagataaGGAAGAAGAGTCAGCTGAGAATAAAGATGAAAATGAGGATCAAGAGGAAGAAGCGGAAAAAGAGCCAGAGGGCGAAAAAGAATCAAAAGATGAA AAACAACAAACTCAAACTGTTAACGAAACAACTGCAAATGTAACAAAGGACTCAGAAGCTGATGATGATAAACTTGAAAGCAAAACTGAAAAGGAACTGGAAGAGAGTGGTGAGAGTAACGGTCATAAAACCGACAATGATCATGAAGATATCAAGATGAGTAATGAGAAAGATGCTCAAGAGAGTTTAGAAAAAGATGAGAATGAAACTGATGCTTTAGCTGAAAACGTAGTTGAAAAAGACAGAGATGAaagtaataaagaaaaagaTGAGAAAAAGAATGAGTCAGACAGTGAGGATCATAGTAACGAAGCTTTAAATGAGAAAACAACTGAGCAAGAAATTGGAGATTTAGATCAGAAAATAACGGAGCACGAGCTTAACGAAGAGAGTAAGAAAACTTTCGATGAGAAGAAAAGTGAACAAGAAAAGAGTGAAGTTAGTGTCGATGAGAAGACAATTGAGCAAGAAAAgaacgaaaatattttcgatgaGAATAAAAGTGAACAAGAAAAGAGTGAAGCTAGTTCcgttgaaaagaaaaaagagcAAGAAGAGAATAAAGATAGTTCCGATGAGAAAACTAATGAGCAAGAACAGAGCGAAATTAGTTCcgatgaaaatacaaaaactttaaatgaggAACAAAAATCTGAAGAAAAGGAGATCACAAAAGATGAAGAGAAAGATGGATTGGAAACTGATCCAGACATTAAAGCAAATGAGATAAATGACaaagaaaaagaagagaaagagaaagaaagtGATGACAATGAAGACGATTCTAAAACCATAGGGGAAGCTTTGACAGACATCAAGGACGAAGTAAAAGATAATGTCAAATATTTGGCTAATCAGATTAAGAGTGTGTTTAGCGGCAAAGATGAAGAGAAAGAGAaggataaagaaaataaaagcgaAAAAGATGATTTGAAGATAAATGGACAATCAAGTGATAATAAAGACATAaaagaaaatgagaaaaaagaaGATGGAAGTCTTAAAGTGGAAGAAGAAAACATAGAAGAAAGAAAAGAAGATAATGATAAAACTCTAAacgaaaataaagataaaacggATAAAACAGAAAATGAAAACGAAAATGAAGAAAAGTTGGAAAGTACAAATAAAGAAGAAACTAAAACAGAAGATAAAGAAACAAAAGACAGTAATGAAGAAACAAAAGACAGTAATGTTCAAGAAAAAACATCTTCGACATCGAATGTTGAAAAAACTGAGGACAAACCAATGTTCAATGACACAACAGAAAATGATCAACAACATACACAATCAACCACAGATGCCCCAACAAACGATAATGAAAATTCCAATAGTTCAAACGAAAACAATAAACCAAAAACACCACCAACAACTACAGCTCCCAAAACTCCACCAAAAGAATCTcccaaaaaagaaaatgataagACTGACGaagatgaaaataataatactaaCAAATTGAGCAATGaactagcaacaacaacaaatggaaTAGAAGAACCCACCAAACCGAGTACAGCAGATGGCATAATCGATGAACAGTTCAAGGAACTTAACAAATCTCTAGAAGAATACAAAAAAGCTGAAGAAACTTTCCTGGAAGAGAAGGAAAAAGATATAGGTGAAAAGTTAGAAGAAATGACAGACAATCTTAAGGAAAATGTTAAAGATATGGCTGACAAGGTAATGAGTGTATTTACAACGACAAGCCCCACAAAAGATGAAAgcgaaaaattgcaaaatgaaTCCAACGATGTTATCGTCCACACTGAAAGTCCCCAAAAAGAAACATCCAACAAAAAGGTAGTAAAAGATGGCGAGAGTAGTGATGAAGATGAGGTACAATTTGGCACTCTC GAACCCGAAGTAAAAGCAGAAAACGTAGAAGAAACGAATGAGAACAATGAAGCTGAAACGAATAATGAAGCTGACAACGAAACACAAAATCAGGAAGAAACTGAAAATGAACCCGAACCTAAAACTGAGACAGAACCGGAGCCCGAGCCTGAGTCTGTCGAGGcaaatgatattaaaaatagtGAACCTAATAATGAAGAAAATCTTGACGAAGAGGAACTAGATGGAGAAGGTTCGCCCACCTCTTCACTGGCCATAGAGGGTTTCGTGCAAGGCGATGCTGAAGATAATACAGTTCAGTCACAAACAGCTGCTTATGTTCATGACGATGAA GATACACGCATTCAGAGTATTATTGCCTCCGGCGATATGGAACAATTGgcacaaattgttttaaacggTGATGGCCAGAAGTTGTTAAATGTGGAAGCAGCAGAACCGGAAATACAAGCATTTCTAAAAAATGTACCCAATTATATG aataaaatacgTCGTGTTCACGAAGCCTCACGTAATGGCAGTCTTTTAAATCTACAGCAGGCCTTAGATCGTAGAAAGTTTGCCATTGCCAAAGATGAAATCTCACCAAATGGTGCCACTCCTTTACATGTGGCCGTCTTATTTGGTAATAGTG ATATTGTACGCTATTTGTCTGCCCGCTTTCCCGAAACTACAACAGTAGCCGATAATGATGGTCGGACCGCTTTACATTATGCTGCCGTTATTAATGATAATGGTCATTTTTATAATGTTCTTCTACAATTGGGTGCTAATCCTAAAGTCGTTGATAAG atGGGTCACACACCTGAAGACTATTTAAGTAAAGAAGAACTAAAGGATACTTTAAGCTATAAAGAGTTATTAAAACGTTTTGGTGCTGAGGAATTGGAGGAAAAACTTTTAAGTGACCAAG aatTGCTAGTTAAGAAAACGTATTAA
- the LOC124420646 gene encoding uncharacterized protein LOC124420646: MTFSCDLSVKLSTIRIWMHEKDIGKLTRVLWAGQGNRLRQQASTNPKVKRFLTAVPYVMNSIKDVHQAVIDNSLETLQANLEPPVPPALVTCRDANGLNLIHKAAGLGHATILEYLITTWPDGVHETDITGKTPLHWAASAKNNMRCYTLLTQAGCDEEAVDYKMKTPSFYRHKPHEIERAFLTYVPEAPRVSPDVATDWEALSDDSGDGKKLDIKIPEMNGFGRHSNAESNTSEAEMTEPFTHEWSSGK, from the exons ATGACATTTTCTTGCG ATCTTTCAGTTAAATTATCCACCATACGAATATGGATGCATGAAAAGGATATTGGCAAATTAACACGAGTACTATGGGCAGGACAGGGTAATCGTTTGAGACAGCAGGCCAGTACAAATCCCAAAGTAAAAAGGTTTCTAACGGCAGTGCCATATGTGATG AACTCTATTAAAGATGTACATCAAGCGGTAATCGACAACAGTTTAGAAACATTACAAGCTAATTTGGAACCACCCGTACCGCCAGCTTTAGTGACATGTCGTGATGCGAATGGTTTAAATCTTATACACAAAGCAGCCGGGCTGGGTCACGCCAcaattttggaatatttaataACCACCTGGCCCGATGGTGTACACGAGACAGATATAACGGGTAAAACCCCTTTGCATTGGGCTGCCAGTGCCAAAAATAATATGCGCTGTTATACACTGCTCACGCAAGCTGGTTGTGATGAAGAGGCCGTTGACTAT aaaatgaaaacacCATCATTTTATCGTCATAAACCTCATGAAATTGAACGTGCTTTTTTGACGTATGTGCCGGAAGCACCGCGTGTGTCACCGGATGTTGCCACAGATTGGGAGGCTTTAAGTGATGATAGTGGTGATGGCAAG AAACTAGATATAAAAATACCCGAAATGAATGGTTTTGGTAGACATTCAAATGCCGAAAGCAACACTTCGGAGGCCGAAATGACAGAACc ttTTACCCATGAATGGTCAAGTGGCAAATAG